A genomic region of Ammospiza nelsoni isolate bAmmNel1 chromosome 3, bAmmNel1.pri, whole genome shotgun sequence contains the following coding sequences:
- the LOC132071466 gene encoding interleukin-17F-like, protein MAFSSSAGFRSLVLVLLLALTVRSSPHRKAGASARLREGCLNQKDPKFPTTVNVDIRISNSDQAFGMIHDVRNRSLAPWDYRLDEDPDRFPRVIADAQCRLSGCVTPQGQEDHGLNSVPIQQQILVLRREQRGCVPSYRLEKRIITVGCTCVTPVIQHQS, encoded by the exons ATGgctttcagcagctctgctggg TTCAGATCACTGGTTTTGGTGCTGCTTTTAGCCCTCACTGTGAGGAGCTCACCCCACAGAAAGGCTGGTGCCTCTGCCAGGCTGAGGGAAGGTTGCCTGAACCAAAAGGATCCCAAATTCCCCACAACAGTGAACGTTGACATCCGGATCAGCAACTCAGACCAAGCCTTTGGGATGATCCACGATGTCAGGAACCGGTCTCTCGCTCCTTGGGATTACAG GCTGGACGAGGATCCCGACCGCTTCCCGCGGGTGATTGCCGATGCCCAGTGCCGCCTGTCGGGCTGTGTGACcccccaggggcaggaggaCCACGGCCTCAACTCGGTGCCCATCCAGCAGCAGATCCTGGTGCTGCGGCGGGAGCAGCGCGGCTGCGTCCCCTCCTACCGCCTGGAGAAGAGAATCATCACCGTGGGCTGCACCTGTGTCACCCCCGTCATCCAGCACCAGTCCTAG
- the MCM3 gene encoding DNA replication licensing factor MCM3 isoform X1 has protein sequence MAAPAGGLEDAELREAQRDYLDFLDDEEDQGIYQSKVRDMISENQYRLIVNINDLRRKNEKRASRLLSNAFEELIAFQRALKDFVASVDATYAKQYEDFYIGLEGSFGSKHVSPRTLTACFLSCIVCVEGIVTKCSLVRPKVVRSVHYCPATKKTIERRYTDMTSLDAFPSSSIYPTKDEENNPLETEFGLSVYKDHQTITIQEMPEKAPAGQLPRSVDVVLDDDLVDKVKPGDRIQVVGTYRCLPGKKGGYTSGTFRTILIACHVKQMSKDLRPLYSASDVAKIKRFSKSRSKDIFDQLARSLAPSIHGHEYIKKAILCMLLGGVEKILDNGSRIRGDINILLIGDPSVAKSQLLRYVLSTAPRAIPTTGRGSSGVGLTAAVTTDQETGERRLEAGAMVLADRGVVCIDEFDKMSDIDRTAIHEVMEQGRVTIAKAGIQARLNSRCSVLAAANPVYGRYDQYKTPMENIGLQDSLLSRFDLLFIVLDQMDPEQDKEISDHVLRMHRYRNPNEQDGDAMPLGSAVEMLATDDPDFMQEEEQELQVYEKHDDLLHGPNRRKEKVVSMEFMRKYIHVAKMIKPVLTEEAASYIAEEYSRLRSQSQMNSDVARTSPITARTLETLIRLSTAHAKARMNKTVDMQDAEAALELVQFAYFKKVLEKEKKRRKPAEDDSETEKEEDQESQDKEERRTRRRKKARTEGDDGSYDPYDFSDAEEEMPQVQAHPPKTPESSGDGEGKKVELSEPRLKVFKAALLEVFKASHAQSVGLKSVMESINRDNPEPFSAAEVKLALAHMQDDNQIMVSDDIIFLI, from the exons ATGGCGGCGCCGGCGGGCGGGCTGGAGGATGCGGAGCTGCGAGAGGCGCAGCGCGATTATCTCGATTTCCTGGACGATGAG GAAGACCAAGGGATTTACCAGAGCAAGGTCCGGGACATGATCAGTGAGAACCAGTATCGGCTCATCGTCAACATCAACGACCTGCGGCGCAAGAACGAGAAGAGAGCCAGCAG gctcCTGAGCAATGCCTTCGAGGAGCTGATTGCCTTCCAGCGTGCCCTGAAGGATTTCGTCGCCTCCGTTGATGCCACCTATGCCAAGCAGTACGAGGACTTCTACATCGGGCTGGAGGGCAGCTTTGGCTCCAAGCACGTGTCCCCACGGACACTGACAGCCTGTTTCCTCAGCTGCATCGTCTGTGTGGAGGGCATTGTGACAAAGT GCTCTCTGGTGCGTCCCAAAGTCGTCCGGAGTGTCCATTATTGCCCAGCTACCAAGAAAACAATTGAGCGCCGATACACAGACATGACCTCCCTGGATGCTTTCCCATCCAGCTCCATCTACCCCACAAAG GATGAAGAGAACAACCCACTGGAGACAGAGTTTGGCCTCTCAGTCTACAAGGACCACCAGACCATCACCATCCAGGAGATGCCTGAGAAGGCCCCGGCAGGGCAGCTGCCACGCTCGGTGGATGTGGTTTTGGATGATGACCTGGTGGACAAGGTGAAGCCTGGGGACCGCATCCAGGTGGTGGGGACGTACCGCTGCCTGCCCGGGAAGAAAGGGGGCTACACTTCTGGCACTTTCAG GACCATCCTCATTGCCTGCCACGTGAAGCAGATGAGCAAAGACCTCCGGCCTCTCTACTCTGCTTCAGACGTCGCCAAGATCAAGAGATTCAGCAAGAGCCGCTCCAAG GATATCTTTGACCAGCTGGCCAGATCCCTGGCTCCCAGCATCCATGGGCACGAGTACATCAAGAAGGCCATCCTCTGCATGCTGCTGGGAGGGGTGGAGAAGATCCTGGACAACGGGAGCCGCATCCGAGGAGACATCAACATCTTGCTGATAG GAGACCCTTCTGTGGCCAAGTCCCAGCTGCTGAGGTAcgtgctgagcacagcacccCGGGCCATCCCCACCACTGGCCGCGGCTCCTCCGGCGTCGgcctcactgctgctgtcaccacgGACCAGGAGACAG GGGAGCGGCGGCTGGAAGCAGGAGCCATGGTGTTGGCTGACCGGGGCGTGGTGTGCATTGACGAGTTCGACAAGATGTCCGACATCGACCGCACGGCCATCCACGAGGTGATGGAGCAGGGACGGGTCACCATCGCCAAGGCTGGCATCCAGGCCCGCCTCAACTCCCGCTGCAGCGTCCTGGCTGCTGCCAACCCCGTCTACGGCCGG TATGACCAGTACAAGACCCCCATGGAGAACATTGGCCTGCAGGACTCCCTGCTCTCCCGTTTTGACCTGCTCTTCATTGTGCTGGACCAGATGGACCCTGAGCAGGACAAGGAGATCTCGGACCACGTCCTGCGGATGCACCGCTACCGCAACCCCAACGAGCAGGACGGGGATG CCatgcccctgggcagtgctgtggagaTGCTGGCTACAGATGACCCTGACTTCATGCAGGAGGaggaacaggagctgcaggtctATGAGAAACACGATGACCTCCTGCACGGGCCCAACCGCCGCAA GGAGAAGGTTGTCAGCATGGAGTTCATGAGGAAGTACATCCATGTAGCAAAGATGATCAAGCCCGTGCTGACCGAGGAGGCGGCGAGCTACATTGCTGAGGAGTATTCCCGCCTGCGCAGCCAGAGCCAGATGAACTCAGATGTGGCCAGG ACCTCCCCCATTACAGCCCGGACCCTGGAGACCCTGATCCGCCTCTCCACAGCCCACGCCAAGGCCAGGATGAACAAGACTGTGGATATGCAGGATGCTGAGGCAGCTTTGGAGCTGGTGCAGTTTGCCTACTTCAAAAAG gtgctggagaaggagaaaaagcgCAGGAAGCCGGCGGAGGATGACTCAGAGACTGAGAAGGAGGAAGATCAGGAGTCGCAGGACAAGGAGGAGCGCAGGACAAGGAG AAGGAAGAAGGCGCGCACGGAAGGTGACGATGGCTCCTACGACCCATACGACTTCAGTGATGCTGAGGAGGAGATGCCACAGG TTCAGGCACACCCTCCGAAAACACCTGAATCCTCAGGAGATGGTGAAGGGAAGAAGGTGGAATTGTCTGAGCCAAG GTTGAAGGTGTTCAaggctgctctcctggaggtgTTCAAAGCCTCCCATGCCCAGTCTGTGGGCCTGAAGAGCGTGATGGAATCCATCAACCGCGACAACCCCGAGCCCTTCTCGGCCGCCGAGGTGAAGCTGGCCCTGGCCCACATGCAGGATGACAACCAGATCATGGTGTCTGATGACATTATCTTCTTAATCTGA
- the MCM3 gene encoding DNA replication licensing factor MCM3 isoform X2, translating to MAAPAGGLEDAELREAQRDYLDFLDDEEDQGIYQSKVRDMISENQYRLIVNINDLRRKNEKRASRLLSNAFEELIAFQRALKDFVASVDATYAKQYEDFYIGLEGSFGSKHVSPRTLTACFLSCIVCVEGIVTKCSLVRPKVVRSVHYCPATKKTIERRYTDMTSLDAFPSSSIYPTKDEENNPLETEFGLSVYKDHQTITIQEMPEKAPAGQLPRSVDVVLDDDLVDKVKPGDRIQVVGTYRCLPGKKGGYTSGTFRTILIACHVKQMSKDLRPLYSASDVAKIKRFSKSRSKDIFDQLARSLAPSIHGHEYIKKAILCMLLGGVEKILDNGSRIRGDINILLIGDPSVAKSQLLRYVLSTAPRAIPTTGRGSSGVGLTAAVTTDQETGERRLEAGAMVLADRGVVCIDEFDKMSDIDRTAIHEVMEQGRVTIAKAGIQARLNSRCSVLAAANPVYGRYDQYKTPMENIGLQDSLLSRFDLLFIVLDQMDPEQDKEISDHVLRMHRYRNPNEQDGDAMPLGSAVEMLATDDPDFMQEEEQELQVYEKHDDLLHGPNRRKEKVVSMEFMRKYIHVAKMIKPVLTEEAASYIAEEYSRLRSQSQMNSDVARTSPITARTLETLIRLSTAHAKARMNKTVDMQDAEAALELVQFAYFKKVLEKEKKRRKPAEDDSETEKEEDQESQDKEERRTRRKKARTEGDDGSYDPYDFSDAEEEMPQVQAHPPKTPESSGDGEGKKVELSEPRLKVFKAALLEVFKASHAQSVGLKSVMESINRDNPEPFSAAEVKLALAHMQDDNQIMVSDDIIFLI from the exons ATGGCGGCGCCGGCGGGCGGGCTGGAGGATGCGGAGCTGCGAGAGGCGCAGCGCGATTATCTCGATTTCCTGGACGATGAG GAAGACCAAGGGATTTACCAGAGCAAGGTCCGGGACATGATCAGTGAGAACCAGTATCGGCTCATCGTCAACATCAACGACCTGCGGCGCAAGAACGAGAAGAGAGCCAGCAG gctcCTGAGCAATGCCTTCGAGGAGCTGATTGCCTTCCAGCGTGCCCTGAAGGATTTCGTCGCCTCCGTTGATGCCACCTATGCCAAGCAGTACGAGGACTTCTACATCGGGCTGGAGGGCAGCTTTGGCTCCAAGCACGTGTCCCCACGGACACTGACAGCCTGTTTCCTCAGCTGCATCGTCTGTGTGGAGGGCATTGTGACAAAGT GCTCTCTGGTGCGTCCCAAAGTCGTCCGGAGTGTCCATTATTGCCCAGCTACCAAGAAAACAATTGAGCGCCGATACACAGACATGACCTCCCTGGATGCTTTCCCATCCAGCTCCATCTACCCCACAAAG GATGAAGAGAACAACCCACTGGAGACAGAGTTTGGCCTCTCAGTCTACAAGGACCACCAGACCATCACCATCCAGGAGATGCCTGAGAAGGCCCCGGCAGGGCAGCTGCCACGCTCGGTGGATGTGGTTTTGGATGATGACCTGGTGGACAAGGTGAAGCCTGGGGACCGCATCCAGGTGGTGGGGACGTACCGCTGCCTGCCCGGGAAGAAAGGGGGCTACACTTCTGGCACTTTCAG GACCATCCTCATTGCCTGCCACGTGAAGCAGATGAGCAAAGACCTCCGGCCTCTCTACTCTGCTTCAGACGTCGCCAAGATCAAGAGATTCAGCAAGAGCCGCTCCAAG GATATCTTTGACCAGCTGGCCAGATCCCTGGCTCCCAGCATCCATGGGCACGAGTACATCAAGAAGGCCATCCTCTGCATGCTGCTGGGAGGGGTGGAGAAGATCCTGGACAACGGGAGCCGCATCCGAGGAGACATCAACATCTTGCTGATAG GAGACCCTTCTGTGGCCAAGTCCCAGCTGCTGAGGTAcgtgctgagcacagcacccCGGGCCATCCCCACCACTGGCCGCGGCTCCTCCGGCGTCGgcctcactgctgctgtcaccacgGACCAGGAGACAG GGGAGCGGCGGCTGGAAGCAGGAGCCATGGTGTTGGCTGACCGGGGCGTGGTGTGCATTGACGAGTTCGACAAGATGTCCGACATCGACCGCACGGCCATCCACGAGGTGATGGAGCAGGGACGGGTCACCATCGCCAAGGCTGGCATCCAGGCCCGCCTCAACTCCCGCTGCAGCGTCCTGGCTGCTGCCAACCCCGTCTACGGCCGG TATGACCAGTACAAGACCCCCATGGAGAACATTGGCCTGCAGGACTCCCTGCTCTCCCGTTTTGACCTGCTCTTCATTGTGCTGGACCAGATGGACCCTGAGCAGGACAAGGAGATCTCGGACCACGTCCTGCGGATGCACCGCTACCGCAACCCCAACGAGCAGGACGGGGATG CCatgcccctgggcagtgctgtggagaTGCTGGCTACAGATGACCCTGACTTCATGCAGGAGGaggaacaggagctgcaggtctATGAGAAACACGATGACCTCCTGCACGGGCCCAACCGCCGCAA GGAGAAGGTTGTCAGCATGGAGTTCATGAGGAAGTACATCCATGTAGCAAAGATGATCAAGCCCGTGCTGACCGAGGAGGCGGCGAGCTACATTGCTGAGGAGTATTCCCGCCTGCGCAGCCAGAGCCAGATGAACTCAGATGTGGCCAGG ACCTCCCCCATTACAGCCCGGACCCTGGAGACCCTGATCCGCCTCTCCACAGCCCACGCCAAGGCCAGGATGAACAAGACTGTGGATATGCAGGATGCTGAGGCAGCTTTGGAGCTGGTGCAGTTTGCCTACTTCAAAAAG gtgctggagaaggagaaaaagcgCAGGAAGCCGGCGGAGGATGACTCAGAGACTGAGAAGGAGGAAGATCAGGAGTCGCAGGACAAGGAGGAGCGCAGGACAAGGAG GAAGAAGGCGCGCACGGAAGGTGACGATGGCTCCTACGACCCATACGACTTCAGTGATGCTGAGGAGGAGATGCCACAGG TTCAGGCACACCCTCCGAAAACACCTGAATCCTCAGGAGATGGTGAAGGGAAGAAGGTGGAATTGTCTGAGCCAAG GTTGAAGGTGTTCAaggctgctctcctggaggtgTTCAAAGCCTCCCATGCCCAGTCTGTGGGCCTGAAGAGCGTGATGGAATCCATCAACCGCGACAACCCCGAGCCCTTCTCGGCCGCCGAGGTGAAGCTGGCCCTGGCCCACATGCAGGATGACAACCAGATCATGGTGTCTGATGACATTATCTTCTTAATCTGA